One segment of Trachemys scripta elegans isolate TJP31775 chromosome 1, CAS_Tse_1.0, whole genome shotgun sequence DNA contains the following:
- the LOC117885250 gene encoding trypsin I-P38-like yields MKYILVVAFLGVAVAFPIDDADDDKIVGGYTCSKNSLPYQASLNIGYHFCGGALINSRWVVSAAHCYKSSIQVRLGEHNIAVNEGTEQFIASAKVIRHPSYSSQTLNNDIMLIKLSSAATLNSYVKTIALPTSCVATGTQCLISGWGNTLSSGTNYPDLLQCLKAPVLSSSQCSSAYPGQITSNMICIGYLEGGKDSCQGDSGGPVVCNGSLQGIVSWGIGCAQRGYPGVYTKVCNYVSWIQNTIAAN; encoded by the exons ATGAAATACATCCTGGTTGTAGCCTTTCTGGGAGTGGCTG TTGCCTTCCCCATCGATGATGCTGATGATGACAAGATTGTGGGAGGCTACACCTGTTCAAAGAACTCTTTGCCCTACCAGGCATCCCTGAACATCGGGTACCATTTCTGCGGAGGCGCCCTCATTAACAGCAGATGGGTTGTCTCAGCCGCTCACTGCTACAAATC CTCTATCCAGGTGAGGCTTGGAGAACACAACATTGCAGTCAATGAAGGAACTGAGCAGTTCATTGCGTCAGCCAAAGTCATCCGTCACCCCAGCTACAGCTCCCAGACGCTGAACAATGACATCATGCTCATCAAGCTGTCCAGTGCAGCAACCCTCAACTCCTACGTCAAGACAATTGCCCTTCCGACCAGCTGTGTGGCCACTGGCACCCAGTGCCTGATCTCTGGCTGGGGCAACACCCTCAGCAGTGGCA CTAACTACCCTGACCTCCTGCAGTGCCTGAAAGCTCCTGTCCTGTCCTCCAGCCAGTGCAGCAGCGCCTATCCAGGACAAATCACTAGCAACATGATCTGTATCGGATACCTGGAGGGGGGCAAAGATTCCTGCCAG GGGGATTCCGGTGGCCCAGTAGTCTGCAATGGGAGCCTCCAGGGGATTGTCTCCTGGGGAATTGGTTGTGCACAGAGAGGCTACCCTGGGGTCTACACTAAAGTGTGCAACTATGTCTCCTGGATCCAAAATACCATCGCTGCTAACTGA